A single region of the Brassica rapa cultivar Chiifu-401-42 chromosome A03, CAAS_Brap_v3.01, whole genome shotgun sequence genome encodes:
- the LOC103859177 gene encoding proline-rich antigen homolog, giving the protein MEAIRFSNLSALLILLLLSLSLCVTSKDQTVSCTMCSSCDNPCNPVPTSSPPPPPTPPSSSGGSGGGSYYYSPPPPPSSSGGGKYPPPYGGYGDGGQSYYYPPASYGNFPTPPPPNPIVPYFPFYYHIPPPGDSGSDRLLGSLLFVIFSLLLCFG; this is encoded by the coding sequence ATGGAAGCAATCAGATTCTCAAACTTGTCAGCTCTTCTTATACTGCTACTACTGTCACTGTCTCTCTGCGTGACGTCAAAGGACCAAACTGTTTCTTGCACAATGTGTTCCTCTTGCGACAATCCATGTAACCCTGTCCCGAcgtcttctcctcctcctcctcctactcCTCCAAGCTCCTCCGGCGGAAGCGGCGGCGGCTCTTATTActattctcctcctcctcctccttcaagTTCAGGTGGTGGTAAATACCCTCCTCCGTACGGAGGATATGGAGACGGTGGACAAAGTTACTATTATCCGCCTGCTTCTTACGGCAACTTCCCGACGCCGCCTCCACCAAATCCCATCGTTCCTTATTTTCCGTTTTACTATCACATTCCTCCTCCGGGTGATTCTGGATCGGATCGTTTGTTGGGTTCTCTTCTCTTTGTTATTTTCTCCCTCTTGCTTTGTTTTGGGTGA
- the LOC103859178 gene encoding protein DEHYDRATION-INDUCED 19 homolog 4: protein MDSNSWINCPSVFSSSSSSRRCQSRSDLYIGGGYEDLEGEDDLKSEFICPFCAEVFDIVGLCCHIDEEHPVEVKNGVCPVCTKRVGLDIVGHITTQHANFFKVQRRRRLRKGGYSSAYLALKKELREANLQSLLGGSSSSFTSSTNIDSDPLLSSFMFSSPSSKSVVEGTSATKVSHKASLKRDIQEAPLSGEDQEKAKKSEFVRGLFLSTMLGDDY from the exons ATGGATTCCAATTCATGGATTAATTGTCCCTCAGTTTTctcatcctcttcttcttctcgacGGTGTCAATCTCGATCAG ATTTGTATATAGGTGGAGGGTACGAGGATCTTGAAGGAGAAGACGATTTGAAGTCGGAGTTTATATGCCCTTTTTGCGCGGAGGTCTTTGACATTGTTGGGCTCTGTTGTCACATTGATGAAGAGCATCCTGTTGAGGTCAAGAACGGG GTCTGTCCTGTATGCACAAAGAGGGTGGGGTTAGATATCGTTGGCCACATCACTACGCAACATGCAAACTTTTTCAAG GTGCAGCGAAGGAGAAGGTTGAGAAAAGGAGGATACAGCTCTGCTTATCTGGCTTTAAAGAAAGAACTCCGAGAAGCAAACTTACAGTCACTTCTTGGTGGATCTTCTTCAAGTTTCACTTCTTCAACGAATATAGATTCTGATCCGTTGCTGTCATCCTTTATGTTTAGTTCTCCTTCAAGCAAATCTGTTGTAGAAGGAACCTCAGCTACAAAAGTCTCGCATAAGGCATCTCTCAAAAG AGACATTCAAGAAGCTCCACTTTCAGGTGAAGATCAAGAGAAGGCGAAGAAGAGCGAGTTTGTGCGAGGTTTGTTCTTGTCAACCATGCTTGGAGATGATTACTAG
- the LOC103859180 gene encoding probable polygalacturonase isoform X2 yields MSFADKGGAQLYVPPGKWLTGSFSLTSHLTLFLENGAVIVASQDPSHWGVVEPLPSYGRGIDLPGKRYKSLISGHMLHDVIITGDNGTIDGQGLVWWDRFTSHSLKYNRPHLVEFISSQDITISNVTFLNAPCYTVHAIYSSHVYIDKILAHSSPGSPYTIGIVPDSSDNVCIQNSTINMGYDAISLKSGWDEYGISYSRPTENVHIRNVNLQAASGSSISFGSEMSGGISHVVVDNAFIRNSLTGIAFRTTKGRGGYIREIDVSNIDMWRIGTAIVANGSFGSHPDDKFDANALPIVNGIRLSNVSGVDIGVAGELFGIKESPFRSVALYNVSLLMSSGSSSSDGSWSCSYVYGSSKLVTPEPCPELMRVNNGYGRATF; encoded by the exons ATGTCATTCGCCGACAAAGGTGGGGCCCAGCTCTACGTCCCTCCCGGAAAATGGCTCACCGGGAGTTTCAGCCTCACCAGCCATCTCACTCTCTTTCTCGAAAACGGCGCCGTTATAGTTGCTTCTCAG GATCCATCGCATTGGGGAGTTGTTGAACCATTACCATCATATGGACGAGGGATTGATTTGCCTGGGAAGCGATACAAGAGTTTGATAAGCGGTCATATGCTACATGATGTTATTATAACAG GTGATAATGGTACTATAGATGGTCAAGGATTGGTTTGGTGGGATCGGTTTACTTCTCATTCCTTAAAGTACAACCGTCCTCACCTCGTTGAGTTTATTTCTTCCCAAGATATAACTATCTCGAATGTCACGTTTTTGAACGCACCGTGTTATACAGTCCATGCAATATACTCTAG CCATGTATATATTGATAAGATATTGGCTCATTCTTCTCCTGGATCTCCTTATACAATCGGCATTGTACCAG ATTCTTCTGATAATGTGTGCATCCAAAACTCTACCATCAACATGGGGTACGACGCGATTTCACTCAAAAGCGGTTGGGATGAATATGGAATCTCCTACTCACGTCCTACTGAAAACGTTCATATAAGAAACGTCAACCTTCAAGCAGCTTCTGGTTCATCTATCTCCTTTGGTAGTGAAATGTCAGGTGGAATATCTCATGTCGTGGTCGATAACGCCTTTATACGCAACTCACTAACCGGCATTGCCTTTAGAACCACTAAAGGAAGAGGCGGTTACATCAGAGAGATCGATGTTTCGAATATCGATATGTGGAGGATAGGTACTGCTATTGTGGCTAATGGTAGCTTTGGTTCTCATCCGGATGATAAGTTTGACGCAAATGCTCTTCCCATAGTTAATGGCATTAGATTAAGCAACGTTTCTGGAGTAGATATCGGCGTTGCGGGGGAGTTGTTTGGGATCAAAGAGTCTCCGTTTAGGTCAGTGGCTTTATACAATGTTTCTTTGTTGATGAGctctggttcttcttcttctgatggtTCTTGGAGTTGCTCCTATGTGTATGGGTCTTCTAAGCTCGTGACACCTGAACCGTGTCCCGAGCTTATGAGAGTTAATAATGGTTATGGTAGAGCTACATTCTAA
- the LOC103859180 gene encoding probable polygalacturonase isoform X1 — protein sequence MSGALILVLALTSLIPVYAKTHGAGRICDELGGRSLSTRPHSVSIAEFGAVGDGKTLNTLAFQNAVFYLMSFADKGGAQLYVPPGKWLTGSFSLTSHLTLFLENGAVIVASQDPSHWGVVEPLPSYGRGIDLPGKRYKSLISGHMLHDVIITGDNGTIDGQGLVWWDRFTSHSLKYNRPHLVEFISSQDITISNVTFLNAPCYTVHAIYSSHVYIDKILAHSSPGSPYTIGIVPDSSDNVCIQNSTINMGYDAISLKSGWDEYGISYSRPTENVHIRNVNLQAASGSSISFGSEMSGGISHVVVDNAFIRNSLTGIAFRTTKGRGGYIREIDVSNIDMWRIGTAIVANGSFGSHPDDKFDANALPIVNGIRLSNVSGVDIGVAGELFGIKESPFRSVALYNVSLLMSSGSSSSDGSWSCSYVYGSSKLVTPEPCPELMRVNNGYGRATF from the exons ATGTCA GGTGCATTAATCTTGGTGTTGGCGTTAACCAGTTTGATTCCGGTTTACGCAAAGACTCACGGCGCCGGAAGAATATGCGACGAACTTGGGGGGAGGTCGTTGAGTACGAGACCGCACAGCGTCTCAATCGCAGAGTTTGGAGCGGTTGGAGATGGCAAAACGCTCAACACTCTCGCGTTTCAAAACGCAGTTTTCTATCTTATGTCATTCGCCGACAAAGGTGGGGCCCAGCTCTACGTCCCTCCCGGAAAATGGCTCACCGGGAGTTTCAGCCTCACCAGCCATCTCACTCTCTTTCTCGAAAACGGCGCCGTTATAGTTGCTTCTCAG GATCCATCGCATTGGGGAGTTGTTGAACCATTACCATCATATGGACGAGGGATTGATTTGCCTGGGAAGCGATACAAGAGTTTGATAAGCGGTCATATGCTACATGATGTTATTATAACAG GTGATAATGGTACTATAGATGGTCAAGGATTGGTTTGGTGGGATCGGTTTACTTCTCATTCCTTAAAGTACAACCGTCCTCACCTCGTTGAGTTTATTTCTTCCCAAGATATAACTATCTCGAATGTCACGTTTTTGAACGCACCGTGTTATACAGTCCATGCAATATACTCTAG CCATGTATATATTGATAAGATATTGGCTCATTCTTCTCCTGGATCTCCTTATACAATCGGCATTGTACCAG ATTCTTCTGATAATGTGTGCATCCAAAACTCTACCATCAACATGGGGTACGACGCGATTTCACTCAAAAGCGGTTGGGATGAATATGGAATCTCCTACTCACGTCCTACTGAAAACGTTCATATAAGAAACGTCAACCTTCAAGCAGCTTCTGGTTCATCTATCTCCTTTGGTAGTGAAATGTCAGGTGGAATATCTCATGTCGTGGTCGATAACGCCTTTATACGCAACTCACTAACCGGCATTGCCTTTAGAACCACTAAAGGAAGAGGCGGTTACATCAGAGAGATCGATGTTTCGAATATCGATATGTGGAGGATAGGTACTGCTATTGTGGCTAATGGTAGCTTTGGTTCTCATCCGGATGATAAGTTTGACGCAAATGCTCTTCCCATAGTTAATGGCATTAGATTAAGCAACGTTTCTGGAGTAGATATCGGCGTTGCGGGGGAGTTGTTTGGGATCAAAGAGTCTCCGTTTAGGTCAGTGGCTTTATACAATGTTTCTTTGTTGATGAGctctggttcttcttcttctgatggtTCTTGGAGTTGCTCCTATGTGTATGGGTCTTCTAAGCTCGTGACACCTGAACCGTGTCCCGAGCTTATGAGAGTTAATAATGGTTATGGTAGAGCTACATTCTAA